GATACTAAAGGAAATAACAGGGGAAGATGACATGAAAATAAAAGGAGTATATTGGAATAGATGTAAAAAAGAACTCTAAAGAATTAAAGCTGCATAAAATCTGCTCGATATAACAAACTCCTAGAGACTAGTTCACTCCTAAAGACtgttcaaaattattttaaattaaaactaaattactGCAATAAATAACTCTTAAGCTGAAacattaaataattttattgagAGCGGCTTCTAAAGCATATTTCTAACACTCAAGCTTCCTTTTAAAGCTGCAAATTCTGAATTTATGCATTGTAAACCTTTAACTGGAAGCGACTTTGTACGTAAATCTGCCAACTGATCTTTGGACTTGCAATAAATTGAGtttacttttctcttttgttACATCTCATGGTTGTCAACGAAATAAGTTGGCTCTTTTTTTGGCTTCATTTGCATCTTGCCTTGAGGCTTGTCAACTTTCTTCCGGATTTGCAttttgccttaaggcttgtcaccctTCTTGCAGATTTTATTTTTCTGAAATGTTGACAACTTCTTCTTTGCTCATTTTCACATATGTCCTAAACTGGAGGATTATCTGAACTTTGTAGATTCTTTTGGCTCCACTTTTCATCTTATGTTGGATCAAATGAGAAGTTTTTACCTCTCATATTAACCGTTAAAATCTCAAGTTTAGTTGCATCATAAATGAAACAATGTTTATCTTCAAAGGATACTTTAAATCCCTTTTCCATTAGTTGTCCAACACTATCAGGAACATAAAGAACATATGAAATTTTCTTAGTACTTGAATTTGTTGCAattgcaattgttcctttttcTTCAGCAAGAATATAATCACCATTCCCAATTCTGACTTTCTTATTTCTCATACACATGAATTCTTTGAATTTTTTTGTCATGTGGGTTGTACAACCACTATCAATTATCTAAAAATTATATTTCTTGGttaaaagaagagtttccaaAAACAAGTGATCTTCTTCTTCATTGGTGACTTGGAAATCTGCTTCATGCTTTTGAATGTTTCATGCTTTTGAGATTTGCCTTTGCAAATTACAGCTTCATGACCAAGTTGGTTGTAGATTTTGCACTTTGCATCTGACTTCTTCCAACACTTGAATGGTGGATGACCTTTTTTGTCACAGTATTGATAAGGTGGGTAATTCTTTTTATTATTACCCTTGCTTTGAATTTTGTGGTTGGTTGCCAAGGCTCCTTCAACCATACCATCTTGCCTCATATGCTTCCTTTGCTCTTGTGCCTGCAATATATTTAAAAACTCTGTCAAGGTAATCTTGTATAGATCTTTTGTGTTTTCCAAGGTAGTTATGAATACTTCATTTTTCAGGCACCGTAATAAGAATTTTTTCAACAATTCTTGAATTTTTAAATTTAGTAACAAGCAATCTTACCTTGTTAACAATGCCAAGCAACCGATTAGAATATTCTTTGACGGTCTCAGATTCCTTCATTTCTGCAACTCGAATTCCCTTATTAAATTCAACACCTTCATGCCTCGCATTCTTTCATCTCATATATATTATTCATTCAGATAATCCCAAATTTCTTTTGCTGATTTGAGAGCCATAACTCTCGTGAAAATTGATGCCAAACAAAGTTGCTTTCGCCTTTGATttcctgattttctttttcttgtgacTCTTGATCTGGGCCACGGTAGAATTGTTAGGCAGCAAAAGAACATTATAATCCTCATCCACGACCTCCCAAAGAACTGAAGCCTCCAAGTATGTCTCCATTCTCACTCAGTTGGTAATTTTCACCATCAAAGACCGGAGGAGCCAATTGAGAAAAACTCGTTTCAATCTCCATCTCACTCAAGAATTTATTTTTACTCAGGTCTTTTATGAAGATGGCTCTGATGCCAATTGTTGATTCTTGATAAAAGAAACTAAGGAAAATAAAAGGGGAAGATGACAAAAAAATAAAAGGAGTATACTGGAATAGATGTAAAAGGAACTCTAAAGAATTGAAGCTGAAAATTCTATATTGTTTCATTGGATCTGGACTACAATTTATAAGATAACTACTAACTTAAAAGACCTAAAAATCAGTACAAAATCTACTGGAAATAACATCAGACTAGTTCACTTGTAAAGACCAgttcaaaattatttcaaattcaaattaattACTGCAGTAAATAACTCTTAATctgaaatagtaaaataattttactcagaGCAGCTTCTAAAGCATATTTCTAACATACCTTCTTGCATTCAGTTTTTACTCAGTTTTTATCTGCTTATGTTATGAATATTAATGGCTAAAATATCATATATACTTCAACAAGAGCAATTCCAAGCATACTATGATTTTGTAATGACATATTTGAAACTTATCCGGGCAAATGCAAATGATATATCTAATCACAAGCTTCAAGTCAGTGCCTTCGAGTGCATAAGCCTGGATGCAATGGTTGTAGGCAAAGAAAAATTCAGAGATGACTTAGATCCGGTCTTCTCCCATCTATGCCCAATACATCATTTTGCATGTGCGTGTGTTGCACAAGACATATATTCATGTTATTGGAAAAACTTATATACACTCGGTGTTTATACCATACAACTATATTTTATCAATGGTTAATGATAACTTGAGGTGAAAAATACATGTTAGTTAACCATGATGGAGTGATAAAGTGTCAATGACACATGTCATGTATTCATTGATTTGGTGTAAACATCATCATGAGCGAGTATTTTTTTGCAGTGTCATTGCAGATCATGGATTACCATTAATCTTCAGGACTTGGGAGCAACAACTAATGACTCATATATCTTATCCTCCTAATTCCTCTTTTGTCCTACATTCTGCCTCTCTTTTGACACTCTCGTTCTTCTCTTGGTGTCGTGATCATGTGATCTTATCCGTTCATTCATTTCTCAACATcaactttttaaattttatttttggtgtcATTAAAGGTTATGGAAGTACTCAAGTCATTTCAAAAATCACAAGTGAGAGAGTCTGATACTATTGTTTACATTCTACATGTAtgttttgtaattctttgatATTACGAGCTCAGAACTTCTGTTTATATTGGCCTCTCAGCATTTCTTAATTTCATCGCAGGCGTGTGCTCAATTTGAGCCTGATAAGACTGTATCGACTGATAAATTATATGATAGGTAAGCTTTTATCATTGAGGTTTGGCtttgtatttatttttgaatttcatttggaTTTTTGCGGACAACCTCTTAACTTATGAAAAGCTGTCAGAGGATCCAAAGGCCTTCTAGCCCATGCCTATTTTAAAAAGGATGTTAGACTAATATATTTAACTTTTTGTTATATATTGATCCCTCATATCTGTCTTTATATCTATAGCTCAAAATGGCATAACATGTCCTCCAACTCTGGCTGAATATTATCTACCTATATTGCTTTGATATCTACTAGACACGGTGTCAGTTAGTTTGCAACATCCTGTTTTCAAATTCTTCTCCAGATGTATAGTCACCACACATTTAGGAGCACAATTGCTTTAGTTACTCGCCCAATTAAATATAATTACTCGGGAATATTCCATAGGATTTCTTGTTATTTGTTTTGCTCTACTGATCGAAGgagagccttggcgtaactggtaggTTGCTACCGCGTGCCCAGGAGGTCACGAGTTCAAGCAGTAGAAACAACCTCTTTCAGAAATACAGGGTAAGACTATGTACAATAGACCCATGTGGTCCGACCCTTTCCCGaacccgcgcatagcgggagcttagtgcaccgagctACCCTTTTTTTTACTGATCAGTACTAAGACTGCTAGGAGATGTGGTTATTGGGGCAACCTAGGATCAACTTGAGTTTCACATTTTGCAGTATATACAAAGTCAAGTTTGGGAATGAAATTATATGCATCAAAGGAAGTGACCTCCTAGAGGTGAAATCTATAGCCTGTGGTCTCCTTGGTAGATATGCTCATAATTTGAAGGAAGAATTCTATCGATGGATTTCCCAGGTTagcatgaataatcacttgcacgTTTACTTTATCTCGTGTGCTATTAAGTGGATTTACGACAGGTGATACTTATGGCTTAAATCATGAAACAGGTTGCTTCAGTTTTAGTTCCACTTCTTAAATTCTATATCGATGATGATGTCAGGAACTACGCTAATTATGGTAAAAAAAATTCATGATTTCATATGGTCTTTTTTTTTGACTACTCCAACTTTTGATGAGATGTTATAATTTGTGGTGGTTAAGCATTGTCATTCCTATTGCCTTCTGCTAAACTGGCGATAGAGAAAGGGATTGCTCGAGGTGGAAACCAGTCATACTTCACGCAGTGTCTGGCGATATAATACTAGCTTTGGGGGACGCTTTATATTCGGTTGCCTTCAACATAtgcttctgttttttttttttttttgtttttctttggggAAAAAGATTGAGCTCCATTTATCTGAATAATGAGAAAGTGACACTTTGATTGCTTTCTCATGCAGGAGCCTGAGGCAAAAATATGTGCAAATATATGCCTATTGGTACGTCATGTTAAGATGGTTTCTTTACTTTGATCCAAGTACGTAGTTTTTCCCAGAATTAAAACAGATTACAAAATCTACCTTAAATCATATAAAGGCAGCCCGATGAACAAAGCATCCTCCATTTATACAGGGTCGGTGGAGGGCCGCACCTCAAGGAGTGTGATGTAGATAACCTAtcataatgcaagcattagcgaTATAGGTCACACAAAGACAACTTTATCGTTGCTCCAAGGCTTCCCTTACTACCATAAATTCCGTAATTACGAGATTTCCCTTCACATGAATAGGTAAGACAAAAAACAGATTATTAACTATGTAGTAGATTGACTCCTTAATGAAACTTGCAATTGTCTCAGTAAATCACTATTAAGCCAATTAATGAAATGCTTCATGATTGTTGACAAAGCAAGAAGCAGCATAGGATTTCTctattttttcaattaaagtaggCAAACTCTAATATGGAAACTTAATTTTAGTGACATTTACTAGTGtgacacctcctttttccgcccccgcgaggggtgaaggagttttttcaattaaaggacaatcgaaacgagatttgtttgtttatttcagagtcgccacttgggagatttagggtgtcccaagtcaccaatttaatcccaaatcgaggagaagaatgactctgtattacagtccgcgaaccagaaatccggataaggaattctgttaactgggagaaggtattaggcattcccgagttccgtggttctagcacggtcgctcaactgtcatgttcggcttgtttatctgattttgtacaaTTATGAgttcatgtgcaagttttaacttttaaccgcttttgtcattattattatatatttttttatcaagaattgcaacatcatggaaatacatctccaaccatgTCACAttaatgcacccgtagttgttggcacatttcaactctgttgagatttggatttgggtcacataaatgtgcacccgagttttaagaaaattaaattattaaaggcgcacctaaagcgactagtgtatcatttactttgggtagggccgtaaaattttgctaaacagtccatcccgaagtctaagcaattttaaagcaaatatttaccgagggccccgcaattttgtatttttattcggcgaggctcatctcattcttattttttaaaaggaatttgcaacgtcatggacatgcatctcggaccacgtcacaatcaatgtacccgtgattagaaacacatttcgactccgttgagatttggatttgggtcacataaatgtgcacccgaatttaagaaggtaattttaattaagacgcgtcctaaagaaactaacgaattgttattttgggtaaggccgtggagttcgctaagcggcatatcccgagttctaagtaattaacacatacatttttgtgagggccccacaatctgtgcgttttatttggcgaggcttgtctcatttttatttaaaaggataaacctacagtgactacattctttctattaagttcgtttctaaaataaaagaaaacctcccgattaattacatgctaaaaaaaagacgtaacttattagttattagtttacggctaatgcgaatggaaaattgcaaccgagtttgtacaaagaaagatTGCTTTCgctctatattctattatttaataatactggaacatgagattgacacaccataatatcaaaacaaattaactagtctttgattaatttaaactaacattattagatgaagaagttatacatatgcaacctcattactcgttaatcagtcaactacatttttatacaaagaaaggaaaactctattcaagcacaaatctaaacagggggaattcaacaggaacaaagcctggtcaATACTTCATTTCGCCTCAAGACAGGAGTGTacagatgtgtacctggaaatggtaATACAATGAGAAAAGAAGAGAgagtcagcagcagtagtaacacagcaacgcaacagcaaccccacagcagcaattcgaaccagattcaagacccagaaaaatttgaaaaaaatcaaGCAAACtcgatagaacaaacccaaaagtttgtaaaagacttaaacaacaacaaaccaCATCACCACAAACATACTCAACCCcacgtgtattaaacccgaaactaaactcgtctctccctttgtttttgttttctctttttaaactctccaacactctcttAGAATTTTCAGAATGTTTTCCTCTCTCCAAAAATAATCCTCTCTAAAACTATCTTTGTAAAAATGTCTTCCTAAAATGTTCTCCTCAAAATCCTTCTAAAATCCTCTCCAAAATGTTCTCCCCCTccatgtcaagaatgactctatttatagaaaaactcttgtcttgaaccactaacccgaaatattcttttaattgcatgctttgtccccactacttaatgtttttcttatttaattcctttgttccccatgcctacatgtttagtcccccatgcctacatgttttgtcccctactacattaaacaaatatatcaacctcatcccattatatcttgtccccatgcttaacttaaacaattacattattccccactacattatgtcttgtcccccattatattaaataattatatcacctccccactaatttatgtcttgtcccccacaatgtattattttaatattgttaatgcctagtggacagagcactcaaattaaaTAATTgatcaaatgttcaattccaaaaaatacccctccgaccttactgaaattaccattttacccctgaacgtactgcaatttaccaatctacccccatcagctatatccaatccgcctaatcaattccaaccaaaatacaacgaatatgaccaatttctaaacaaattcaacaataaatctcatgaacacagattgaatcatacaacttcaaattaatgggaataagttaa
The Nicotiana sylvestris chromosome 11, ASM39365v2, whole genome shotgun sequence DNA segment above includes these coding regions:
- the LOC104230146 gene encoding importin subunit beta-3-like; amino-acid sequence: MEVLKSFQKSQVRESDTIVYILHACAQFEPDKTVSTDKLYDSIYKVKFGNEIICIKGSDLLEVKSIACGLLGRYAHNLKEEFYRWISQVASVLVPLLKFYIDDDVRNYANYALSFLLPSAKLAIEKGIARGGNQSYFTQCLAI